One Salvia miltiorrhiza cultivar Shanhuang (shh) chromosome 6, IMPLAD_Smil_shh, whole genome shotgun sequence genomic window, aataattgataaagATACAATTTTGAGGGGTGTATCAAGGAATTCTTCTATATATTAACACAGTCAAATTGGGGCAAGCAATGCAGTTTGCCAAGAGAGATCAGGAATGCATTCTTCTTCTGTACAGAGCTCCATCGAAACCCTTACTAGTCGAAGCAAAATGGGAACAACGAACCCGTGCCCTTATTCTTTGCAATGATCCAACTCCTGCAGCCAGATGGAACAGAAATGCAGCAAGCAGAGTCACATTGATCGCGTGATTTCCTCAGAGAAAGGAGTCGGAGAAAAAAGGTTAAAGGTAGAACTTACTGCATCTGATGTTGGAGCTATTTGGGAACAAACTTGATGACCGAGGCATCGtcaatttctcaaattattgatTCCTACACCATTGAATGAAAACTTtcataaaataggaacaaaacatattttaatttaatctcaACTAACCCACCGCCACAAGTTGAATATTTTGAAGAATATTACCAGAGAATATACCTACCAGACAGAAACACCGGAAATGTCATTCTTCTACAATAACAGAATTAGCATTCTGAAATGCTTTCTCAGCTTCTTCCCGTATGCATGACAGGTTTGTTCTTATCTCCGTGCAGAGTCTACCCTCTACAAGGCGCACAGGCAACCACACCTTAGGTTTCACATCAACGACATATACAAGCGTTGTTTGATATTCTACATCATCTACAGAAACACTTCGCAAATCTCCAGCAATAGACTTCACCTCCTGAAGAAATTGAGAGGTGTTAAGACTCCCGAATCAATCATTAGATTTAGATATGAAAGAAAACGTAATGCTGAACTACAAGAAAATGTTCGACTTGGTAATGACCATCATTTCTTTTCTTAAAAGAAACTTACCATCTCACAATTAATACTAAAAGGAACAAGGTAGAGGGTTAGGATCAGAATCTACAGAGAAGACATAGAAAAGGAATGAGAAAATATCTCAACCTGTTCAACAGACCACTTTCCTTCAAAGAGTTGGAAATCACCTTCAACCATCTTGAACTCAATATCACGCCTTTGCCCAAAGGGAAGAATTTCAAGATCTTTCTCAACACAGTCAATAGTACCTTTTGCATCAAATTTTAACCCAAAAGCTAAATTCTGCTGTCCAATCTGTTCGATGAGTCGAGGCAGCATCAGTTCATTGCATAAGAGAAATGGCAATCATAATTCCAGAGGTGCAAATAACCAACAAGTGTGATTGCAATTGAATATTAGATTCCATGTCCATAGGAGTGCCACATCAAAATGAACAAGCAGCAATACAAATGATGCAAAATTGCTCGGAAATAATTCGATTTCACAACAGTGGGAACTCCTTAGCTTAAGACTACTTAATCAAATTAGAAATGGCTTCGATATACAGATAAGAAAGATGTAAAAATCAAGTGAACACCTGAAACAGACGAGCGAAATTATCTCTCTTCTCAAGCAACTTGCTGACTGCCAGGCCAGGAATGAAATCTGCTAAGCTTTCATAATCAGTCAATATATCCCAAACTGCTTGTAGGCTAGCTTGCACCCTTACTTTCGATCTAATTCTCCGGCTGTTGTTGCCAGTCTTTACTATTTCTATCTCAAAGCTGTCATCCGGACTCGACTCATCTGTATCCTCATTCGTGTACTTGccattatcatcatcatcatcaacataCTCAGAATCACCCCCAATATAAGCCCTAATTTTACAAAGATACTCGACGATGTTAAATGGATGGAATTATCTAATATAGTCACAAATGCTTTGGTAAATATTACAATTTGAGCAACAAGGAAAGATGAGCATCAATAGGCTGATAACCAAGTCTATCTAAAACAACTTGCATCAAAGTTAACTGGAAAATCCAATCAAAATACAGAAGAATTTCTGAGAAAAGAAGAAACTTGGTACCTAGCAACAAAACAGGAGAGGCAAACAACCAAAGGCTTTTTCTGTTGGAAAAAGTGAACAGTGGAAATACCATAAGGCTTCAATTTTCTCAGTATCTTCGCGAGAAAGGCGGATTCTGCATCCAATACTGTGAAGGAGCCAATCAGATTAGAGCATCTGCTGATTGAGAGGGATTTTGCAGTGGATAATTTGGGAATTGTATCTGTAGAAACACATGACAGAGCTGCAGGAAAAGAGATTACTGAAGCCATTTCTTCTGCTCAAAACAAGCCGACTAATAATTAACTGACTGTTGGAGTAAGATCACATCCCTTAATCGATGGCGTGACTTCACTGCAAGCACACATACTACGCATTCTGAGTTTACAAAACTACAAAGCATCAAATTTCTATGAGAACCATTTTCAACTTTCATAATCGGTAATGTCAGAATTGCAACTGCAAACATTCGCTGCAACCCTGAATTCCATTACTTATTTTGAGCGTTGAGAATTTATACGCCAATTAATAAAATTCgtcgaaaatttgaaaaaaaaaaaaaaaaaaaagtagaagaaATGTATAAACACCTGTAGTTTAGGCGGCGGAGATtagcggcggcggtggatcagACCGAGAATTGTGGATGTGAACGGATTTACTATTTAGGATATCAAGAAACGCGACTACGTGAAAACGCCTCTTCTCCAACACTCAATAGTTGAAACGTGTGTGAATTTCCCATTTGATTTGGATtcgattatttaattaaataaattataaagtaaatatatatttatatctaATATAGTGTAGAATAatcattcaaaaattaaaatataaaataaaatgcagGGAATAACATTTAGGATAGTATATGTTGTGTTTTTCAATTATGACTTCCTAAAAAAAGGACttatagtattttatttgtatGTTAATTAACTTATTCAATTGTGTTTTAGTGATTGTTATATTTAGGGCAAAGATTTCATTTTGTCTCATGGTATTAGCGATTTAACAAAAATGTCTCAATTTAAAGATAAGTACCCATGATTTCAATATTTGATTATTCGTGTTCCGAAAACAAATTCTGCACCAAAATACTAACGTGGAATGTCGGAATTCCACGTTCGCAACTTACATGACATATTTTATTGGTGTAGTGAATGTGGAATTGTGATACACCCAGCCCATCCCCTAGCTTGGCCATATTATGCTCTAGCCCATTAGCCCATTAGGTTTTTATTATTAGGTATAAATAATGTAATCTTTAAGATTattaagcatgaatgaatataTTTTGGTTGATAGTTATCAaacttctttcttctctcttgATTTCTGGAGTTTGAGCTTGCTCGAAAAGCTTCGCCATTGATACGGATCGTATCAATTGGTGCTTTCATTGAGAGGATCTCTCTTTGAATATCccatttttatcaaaaaaaaaaaaatgtcaggATCTGAAATTCTCACAGCCATTGAAGAGCTCCGTTCCTCCATCTACAGCCGGCAAACCTCCATCGACGCTGATTTTCCGAACACAAAAACGTTCCCTCCATCACCAACTACTGCTCCAGATTTCTGCTGGTGTCCATCCCCTTCCCCATCGCCCATTACTCCAGCCCATTACCCACCAAAATTGTTTCCCCCAATCCTACATACAACTAACTCCATCTCACTTCTTCCCATTCGCCGTCTAAGCCGATCTGAAATCGAAGCTAAAAACGACCTCGGGCTGTGTTACAATTGTGACCAAACCTGGTCCGATACCCACCGATGCCGCAGCAAATATTTGATCCTTTTTGGCACCGATGATGAGGATGACTTTGGAGATCCCAAGTCTCCTTATTCTCCTTATTCCAGGGGTGGAGTTGAAGTTAAAGTGAAAGATATCTCAAGCATTTGCGCCTCTGCACAGCCTTTCCCTTCGCCCCATCCTTTTACAGGACTCGAACCACCATCTACGCTATCACCGATAGATCTCCAGCCTCCGCCGCCGTCAACACCTCCACTGCCCATACCACCTCCTCCCACCGAGCCACCCCCAAACGTACCGTCTTCCCCTGCAAcaccaccaccatcgccgccgccaccacaaCCACCGCCACCAATAACTCCTTCGGGTAATCCCCCACCAACGCCCACCCCACCTAGTCAGTCACCACGGTCTCCGACCCACCGCTGCCGCAACAAAAGAATACTCCTTCAGGGTTATGGAGAAGATGACCTTGATCCACCGGGCAATCCTATTTCGGCAGTCGACGATGAGATTATTGAGGGTGCACCCCCGCCGCCGACGTTGCAGACAATTATTCTACAGCGAGCGAGGGTTTATCATGACCCATTGAATTGGTTGTTTGAGATTTATATATGGCCCAAGTCTAAAAATGAAGAGCCCAACCCAATTGTTATATTTGGGCCCAATATGAGTGGCCAAAATCTTTGATTTTGGCTGCACACAGCCCAAGTGTACAGGGCCGTATCTGTCGTTCTCTCCATGTTACAATTGGAGTATTTCCACAGCCTCAAGGCTTCTCTCTGCTATTAACCACGCCACATCACGCCGTCGAAGTTAAGGAGAAGGATCGTGGACTTGGTCAAGAAGTCCAGCTATGTGGCGAACCGCCGCCGGATCTCATGGGCACGCCTAGCCGATCTGTATCAGTTTTGAGTTTGCTCGGATTAATTTTCTGCAGGTTTTCAGCTGGGACTTTTGTCGAGCACATGATGGTCGTACTTTTATCAAGCTTCTTAGTTGATTTTCAGTCGGAGCTTTTATCAAGCATGAGTCGAGCAGTTGTATTTTGGCTCTATTTAGCTTTGTTCTTGCAATTAACGGGCCAAATCATCTCCCatagccatttttttttctttacaacttcaccttgaggacaaggtgaTTGTGAAGGGGTGGGGAATGATACACCCAGCCCATCCCCTAGCTTGGCCCTATTATGCTCTAGCCCATTAGCCCATTAGGTTTTTATTATTAGGTATAAATAATGTAATCTTTAAGATTattaagcatgaatgaatataTTTTGGTTGATAGTTATCAaacttctttcttctctcttgATTTCTGGAGTTTGAGCTTGCTCGAAAAGCTTCGCCATTGATACGGATCGTATCAAATTGCTGCATTCCACGTCAGTATTTGCCATTTGggttttgaatttatttttcgGGACACAAATAATCAAATATTGAAACTATGGATATTTGTGTACACTTATTTTTAAGTTTGGACATTTTTGTTAACTCGGTAATATGAGGTGAGAAAATCGAatatttacccttatttttatttagtaaACAATAGTAAGTTAAATAAAGTAGGTGACCATTACTCGTGAGTTATACCAAGTTTTTATTCATCAAGATTGTATTTTTAACGAGATGAAATTTGATTGATACACAAAATTTCACCACTTGAGTTGGAGAGTCATGCTCCTAGATTGTAGCAGCAAAAAGAAGAACAGTAAACGGAAAACTGACCAGGTTCAAACCTATGGATCTTCATGCCTCATCAGCTCATCTCATtactttattattaatattaataataaaaatcccATCAAATTCATTGGAAACCATgctatcacattctctctctcagAGTCCCTTTCTCTCACCTCAACTAAATTTCTGCAACGCCGGACCCACGTGGTGATCACCCAATCTTCCCCATATCATTAATGATTAGCTTTTCAAGAATATCCTTTTTATTGTAGTATAAAGTTTTCTCATCACCTCAAAGAACGAACCTTTTCCAAGATTTTTTGGTGGGCACTGAGCTTTGATGATTGGAGCTGCTGGTTAGGAATATTCATAAAGTTGGGAATTCTATTTATCTTTCTTTGGTGGGATTATTATTGCCATGGGCTTCCCTTGTGATGGAGCAGAGAAAAatggcggcggcggaggtgggAGTTTGAACACACTCGTGAGGAGGAAGCAGGTTGATTCTAAGCATGTTTCCTCATCTGGGACTCGCCAAAATCAATTGGCCAGGGCTCTCACTGCACCTCATCTCATCGCCATAGGTATGTAAGTAACCACacattttagagagagagagagagaagtaatctctaATTCAATAATTCCAAATTCTACTTTTAGTGTGTTTTCTCTCGGTTTGGTTGTATAGATGATGTTCCTGATTTCTTATCTGTGGAAGAAATATTATCATTTTCATGTTTAGAGTTTAATCTCTTTGGAGCTGTAAAAAATGTGGGCAAAATCTGTGGTGTAGAGTGAACTTGAAGAGGGTTtacgaattgatgatttgttgGCTTCAGTGAAGTTAACTTTGCTATGATTCACTGAgctgttatactccctccgtcctagcTAAATCGATCAACTTCTTTTTGGCACGAGATTTAGGAAAATAGTGTTTTAAGTGTTTTTGGTAATAAAGTGAACAAGTGATCAGATGTTTTGTTGCTTAAATTTATTCCATATAAGGAAATTGATCAAGttagttgggacggagggagtactaaaaaaACATTAGACTGAAAATGGAGGCAATCAAACCTGTTCCTATCTGTCTTTGTGGTCTCATTATGTATGCCTATGAGTGATTTCCCAACTGTTTTCATGAACTTTTGTAGGAGTCGGCGCGACGATTGGTTCGGGTGTTTACATTCTGGTTGGCACAGTTGCTAGAGAGCATTCAGGGCCAGCTCTTACACTTTCATTTCTCATAGCTGGAATAGCTGCTGGTCTTTCTGCTTTCTGCTACGCCGAGCTAGCTAGTCGCTGCCCTTCTGCTGGAAGTGCCTATCACTATTCTTACATATGCATCGGAGAAGTGTAATAAACTTGTTCTTCATAATTTCCCTTTTCTGCTTTAAATCCTTTCTTACTAATAATGTATTTGACTTGAATAAACATAGTAATTAATATACTCTGTCAAAGTTAGAGCTCTGCATATATGTATCATCAGGTATCACCGTGAGTTGTGATGCGTTCAATTTTTGCAGCGTTGCTTGGTTGGTTGGTTGGGCGTTGATGCTGGAATACACTATAGGAGGTTCAGCAGTGGCTCGTGGTATATCCCCGAATCTGGTATGCTTCATTTCGTTATCAGTTTTGACTGTACAAGTTCTGCTGCTATTATGATATATTCTACATTATCAGGCCTTGCTTTTTGGAGGTCCGGATAGTCTGCCTTCTTTACTTGCTCGCCAGACGATCCCTGGAGTTGATATTGTTGTCGACCCGTGTGCAGCCATCATAGTCGTTTTAGTCACTGCGCTTTTGTGTCTGGGAATTAAGGAGGTCTCTCTCAAACCATCCTCACTTAGCTGCAAAGATGGTCTTCTCATTATTTTCTAAAACTTTCaagtgtaaaaaaaaatgattgctGCAGAGTGCATTTGCCCAAGGGATCGTTACTTCTGTGAATGTGTGTGCCTTGATTTTTGTCATCGTGGCCGGTGGATATTTAGGCTTCAAGACCGGATGGCGTGGCTACGAGCTCCCTGCCGGGTAATCACTTTCCATCTCGTTTGACACGATTTGTGTTTTCTTGTAAGTTGTAACTAAGGAGATGCTGATGCATTTTTACATCTGAAAAGATACTTCCCCTTTGGGGCTAAAGGGATGCTTGCCGGTGCTTCAACCGTGTTTTTTGCATATACAGGGTTCGACTCCATCACAAGCACAGCAGAAGAGGTAATGTGTTTATTACAACTTTATGTAACAAGACTAATGGGAGCTCGATAGTAACTTCTCTCGATGCACAGGTGAAAAACCCTCAGAAGGATCTGCCAATCGGCATTGGCTCTGCTCTGTCTATATGCTGCACCCTTTACATGTTGGTTTCTGCAGTTATCGTTGGTTTAGTACCCTATTACGCAATGGATCCCGACACTCCCATTTCCTCTGCATTTGCTAGCCACGGAATGCAATGGGTAGCGTACGTCTACACTCAGCCGTGGGGAAATGCTTATATTTCTCGAGCTCCCTTTTACAGCGTTGTTGTTTATCTTTGTGCAGGTATATCATTACTATTGGATCTTGTACAGCTCTTTGTGCGTCGCTGACGGGGTCTTTGCTTCCACAGGTTTCATTTTTCACATTAGTTTAGGTTGATGAGAATTGGGGCAATGAAATACTACATGATCATATCATTTTTTACATTACATTAGTTTAGGTTAATGTTATTCTCTGTGTTCTTACTGTGCAGCCGCGAATATTAATGGCAATGGCTAGAGACGGACTGCTGCCGTCGTTTTTTTCAGATATCAACAGAACCACGCAAGTTCCGATAAAAAGCACGATTGTGACCGGACTTCTTGCCACAATCTTGGCCTTCATCATGGATGTAGAACAGTTGTCAGGAATGGTATGCTGCTGCCACTTTTTTCCGATTCTAGTCCAAGTTATAATTATATCGATGATTATGATTTATATAAAATGAGAAGTGTTCCAAATTGGAGTTCGAGACTTAAGGATCGCGATGATGTTGTTAGCGTGATCTTTCCAGTCGAGCGCGTTCAAGATTTGCTCTCATCATTTATGCGTTTCAGGTTAGTTTGGGCACGCTTCTTGCGTATACGACCGTGGCAATTTGCGTGCTGATACTGAGATACGTTCCACCGGATGAGGTGCCGTTTCCATTATCTTATAAGGAAGCGATAGACTCGGTTTCTTCACGACGTGCTATCAGCAATAGCCCTGCAGACGTCTGCGAAAATACTCCATTTTTAGCCAGGAAAGAGACACCTACAAATAGGGGTTGGAACTGTAAGTTTGGACTGAATGTTGTATATTTGTGATGGCTCATTATTTTGAAAGAAGTATATATGTGGTGATGCTTGTTTCTTCTATGGTGTTGTAGCCCTCGTGAACAAAGGGAATCGACGGAGGATTGCCGGCTGGGCTATCGCGATCACGTGCGTTGGCATACTTATTTTCACTTGTGCTACTTCATTCTCGAGCCTCTCGAGGTACACATACGGTTTCTAGCTATCGCATTGATCTCTGACTTCTaaaggggcgtttactttgcatgatcgAGTAACTTTATCCCCTTTCAAAGGGAtatgaatcaaacaaaactagcttaaatgatataaataatcaacGACTTTGGGATATTATTCATTTAAGTAAATAAGATattaaccttactatttttagcTATCGaggctaatccttcaaagtaaacgccccctaacATGAGAGCGCGCATCTTATAGTCCGTCTACTGACATATTGCCAGCGTCCTTCGATCTACACTCTGTGCCATTGGCCTACTTTTCCTTCTTTCGGGTCTCACACTGCTGAGTTGCTTAGATCAAGACGTCGCCAGACATAGTTTCGGACGAGAAGGAGGTACGTACTACGTAGCCTGTTTGAAACTCCGTTGTCTTGAGCCGTATCCCCTTACGAACCGTTGCATCTCGTTCAGGTTTCATTTGTCCGTTGGTCCCGTTGCTGCCGGTAACTTGCATTCTTATCAACATGTACTTGTTAGTCAATCTCAGGTGAGTAACTCTATTCGCGAGCGTAAAAACTTGTGTCAGACTGTCTAATGGTGTATGTTTGGACCCGAATCCGATTCGGGTAGCATATTTGTAACATTGTTGTTCCGGTAGTGTTTGGATCCGAATCTTGACCCGTCTTAGAGAATCTGACACGAGACTCCCCCTACTATATGCAGTGGAGCGACGTGGACCCTGGTGTCGATATGGCTGGCGTTGGCGCTCCTCGTCTACGTGTGCTATAGCTGCACGCGCAGCCCGTTGAAGCACGCGTTTTACGTGCCCGCCGCTCACGTCGATGAAATCTACGAGGCATCGTCCCACGCAGCGCCATCATCTCACGCCTATAACATCTAATACACATATTGCACATGCCCTATGTTTTTCCAACTACCATTTGTGCCTCTCCCTATTGTATTCTTTGAAAATTGTACATAACATCATTTTTGTTGTTTGAATTAAATATCGTGTAAAGATATTCTTggtggatgcagaaaaatttataGGGACTTATGTAAAATTTTCAATGTGTCAGCAATACATAGAGAAAaagaattactccctccgtcccgcttcaaatgaccctatttatattttgggttgtcccacctcAAATGACCCAAttcaaatttagaaatatttaacactactttttggTTGATTTCACCACCACTTTATACTTTTATCACATATTCCTTAATTTTTGTGCCGAAAAATTTAGGGCCATTTGAagcgggatggagggagtagtttgGAGGGACTATCTTTGGATCCGCCCTCCATTGCCTTGTGTTATTTGTTTGAAATGGAATGATGTAAATAGTAAATCAATTTAGACAAAAATCACAATTTGacttattatttaaatatattttaaattttatggaTAAATAATTACTTCATCTGTCTCATTAAA contains:
- the LOC130987708 gene encoding uncharacterized protein LOC130987708, which encodes MASVISFPAALSCVSTDTIPKLSTAKSLSISRCSNLIGSFTVLDAESAFLAKILRKLKPYGISTVHFFQQKKPLVVCLSCFVARAYIGGDSEYVDDDDDNGKYTNEDTDESSPDDSFEIEIVKTGNNSRRIRSKVRVQASLQAVWDILTDYESLADFIPGLAVSKLLEKRDNFARLFQIGQQNLAFGLKFDAKGTIDCVEKDLEILPFGQRRDIEFKMVEGDFQLFEGKWSVEQEVKSIAGDLRSVSVDDVEYQTTLVYVVDVKPKVWLPVRLVEGRLCTEIRTNLSCIREEAEKAFQNANSVIVEE
- the LOC130987709 gene encoding cationic amino acid transporter 2, vacuolar-like — its product is MGFPCDGAEKNGGGGGGSLNTLVRRKQVDSKHVSSSGTRQNQLARALTAPHLIAIGVGATIGSGVYILVGTVAREHSGPALTLSFLIAGIAAGLSAFCYAELASRCPSAGSAYHYSYICIGEVVAWLVGWALMLEYTIGGSAVARGISPNLALLFGGPDSLPSLLARQTIPGVDIVVDPCAAIIVVLVTALLCLGIKESAFAQGIVTSVNVCALIFVIVAGGYLGFKTGWRGYELPAGYFPFGAKGMLAGASTVFFAYTGFDSITSTAEEVKNPQKDLPIGIGSALSICCTLYMLVSAVIVGLVPYYAMDPDTPISSAFASHGMQWVAYIITIGSCTALCASLTGSLLPQPRILMAMARDGLLPSFFSDINRTTQVPIKSTIVTGLLATILAFIMDVEQLSGMVSLGTLLAYTTVAICVLILRYVPPDEVPFPLSYKEAIDSVSSRRAISNSPADVCENTPFLARKETPTNRGWNSLVNKGNRRRIAGWAIAITCVGILIFTCATSFSSLSSVLRSTLCAIGLLFLLSGLTLLSCLDQDVARHSFGREGGFICPLVPLLPVTCILINMYLLVNLSGATWTLVSIWLALALLVYVCYSCTRSPLKHAFYVPAAHVDEIYEASSHAAPSSHAYNI